In a genomic window of Nostoc sp. UHCC 0870:
- a CDS encoding FIST signal transduction protein encodes MLKAVVGHSNDPDTDVVITEVLEQCLTGLAGMKPQSGILLAGLDFDHAEILGCIHQTFPGIQLIGGTTDGEMSSVLEFQQDSLILILFCSDEIEFHAAVGRHVSSDPIAIARKTVQTAQAQTQCPTALCITTPESLTTSGLSILQGLQQALGAEVPIVGGTTCDQWQFKQTYQFFGQEILSDALPILLLSGHVLWGHGVSSGWTPVGKKGTATKVAGNVLYEVDGQPALEFYRDYLGDIRPSPAYRLAVFEPNRDSWYMRTSNGDYDQTSGSITFFADIPLHSEVQVVRSNRDEMVNSARLSMQQAIEHYPGTQPTVALFFSCTGRMHVLGTRTKEEYQVLQPEIPAGTTCAGFYTYGEIAPLRPNGAAQFHNETFVTLLLGVE; translated from the coding sequence ATGCTAAAAGCAGTAGTTGGACACAGTAACGATCCAGATACTGATGTGGTGATCACGGAAGTATTGGAGCAATGCCTGACTGGACTAGCTGGCATGAAACCTCAGTCCGGGATTTTGCTAGCCGGCCTAGATTTTGATCATGCTGAAATCTTAGGGTGTATTCATCAGACCTTCCCAGGCATTCAATTAATTGGTGGGACAACCGACGGTGAAATGTCCTCAGTTTTAGAGTTTCAGCAAGACTCTCTCATCTTAATTCTATTTTGTTCTGATGAAATAGAATTTCATGCGGCAGTTGGTCGTCATGTCTCCTCCGATCCTATAGCGATCGCCCGAAAAACTGTCCAAACTGCCCAAGCACAGACTCAGTGTCCAACCGCTCTGTGCATTACCACTCCCGAAAGTCTGACCACTAGTGGACTCTCAATCCTGCAAGGGTTACAGCAAGCCTTGGGTGCAGAAGTCCCCATTGTCGGTGGCACAACCTGTGACCAATGGCAATTTAAGCAAACCTACCAATTTTTTGGACAAGAAATCCTCAGTGATGCCCTCCCCATCCTGTTACTCTCAGGTCATGTACTTTGGGGACATGGAGTATCAAGTGGCTGGACACCAGTTGGCAAAAAAGGAACGGCCACGAAAGTCGCGGGTAATGTGCTTTATGAAGTCGATGGACAACCTGCCTTGGAGTTCTATCGAGATTATTTAGGCGACATTCGCCCCTCTCCAGCCTATCGATTAGCAGTCTTTGAACCCAACCGAGATAGTTGGTACATGAGAACCTCCAATGGAGACTACGACCAAACCTCTGGCAGCATTACCTTTTTTGCAGATATTCCGCTCCACTCGGAAGTTCAAGTTGTACGATCTAACCGAGATGAAATGGTGAATTCGGCTCGCCTCTCCATGCAGCAAGCGATTGAACATTATCCTGGAACACAGCCAACCGTAGCGTTATTCTTCTCCTGCACGGGGCGAATGCACGTACTAGGAACTAGAACCAAGGAAGAGTATCAAGTATTGCAACCGGAAATACCTGCTGGGACAACTTGTGCTGGTTTTTATACTTATGGTGAAATTGCACCATTGCGCCCAAATGGTGCAGCGCAATTTCACAATGAAACTTTTGTAACTCTGCTGTTGGGAGTGGAGTAA
- a CDS encoding ATP-binding protein, with product MDNPSCEQLQQRVKDLEKHNRLLQKKLERSESNRVELENSYEIQSKLVNRVIQGLEKSRAEAETRSQELQEAFNNLQMIQAKLVESEKMSALGVLVAGIAHEINNPINFIHGNIDYACSYVQSLIDVLNLYHEIYPEPDDRIQYLIKELELDFVVKDLFQLLNSMKTGSDRISNIVLGLRTFSRLDEAEYKKANLHDGLDSTLMILQHRLKAKDDFPGITVIKHYGQLPQVPCFAGQLNQVFMNILANAIDAIEELYSQQTPHENQHNSGCITISTSIIDSQWAKIAIADNGLGMPEQVRQKIFNPFFTTKPVGKGTGMGMAISYQIIIEKHRGRLDCFSKMAKGTEFIIQIPLKQ from the coding sequence ATGGATAATCCTTCTTGTGAGCAACTGCAACAACGGGTGAAAGACTTAGAAAAGCACAATCGTCTGTTGCAGAAAAAATTGGAGCGATCGGAATCCAACCGAGTGGAATTAGAAAACTCCTATGAAATCCAATCAAAGTTAGTCAACAGAGTCATTCAAGGGTTAGAAAAATCGCGAGCAGAAGCTGAAACCCGTAGCCAGGAGCTACAGGAAGCATTCAATAATCTGCAAATGATACAAGCAAAACTGGTGGAATCTGAAAAGATGTCGGCCTTAGGAGTTTTGGTAGCAGGCATTGCACATGAAATTAATAACCCCATTAACTTTATTCATGGCAATATTGATTATGCTTGTAGCTATGTGCAGAGTTTGATAGATGTGCTTAATCTCTATCATGAGATATACCCTGAGCCAGATGATAGGATTCAATACCTGATTAAAGAATTGGAACTTGACTTTGTTGTTAAGGATTTGTTCCAGCTTTTGAATTCAATGAAGACGGGGAGCGATCGCATCAGTAATATTGTCTTAGGATTACGCACTTTCTCGCGGTTGGACGAAGCAGAATACAAAAAAGCAAATTTGCACGATGGCTTAGATAGTACGTTGATGATCCTGCAACATCGGTTAAAGGCTAAAGATGATTTTCCCGGCATTACTGTAATTAAGCACTATGGGCAGTTGCCCCAAGTCCCTTGTTTTGCAGGGCAATTGAATCAGGTGTTTATGAATATTTTGGCTAATGCGATCGATGCAATAGAAGAACTTTATTCCCAACAAACACCACATGAAAATCAACATAACTCTGGTTGTATAACAATTAGTACATCTATCATTGATTCACAATGGGCAAAAATAGCGATCGCTGATAATGGGTTGGGTATGCCTGAACAGGTTCGGCAGAAGATATTTAATCCGTTCTTCACAACAAAACCTGTTGGTAAAGGCACAGGCATGGGCATGGCGATCAGTTATCAAATTATCATTGAGAAACACCGGGGTAGGTTGGATTGTTTCTCTAAAATGGCAAAAGGTACAGAGTTTATTATTCAAATTCCTCTTAAACAGTGA